GCCGCAGGCACGCAGCAGGCTGGCGAACGCGGCCGGGTCGCCGAACGAGCGGCCATAGGAGTTGACGTTCTGGCCCAGCAGGGTGATCTCGAGGGCGCCCTCGGCGACGAGAGCCTCGACCTCGGCGAGCACGTCGCCGGGGCGGCGGTCGCGCTCCTTGCCGCGCAGACTGGGCACGATGCAGAAGGTGCAGGTGTTGTCGCAGCCGACGCTGATGCTGACCCAGGCCGAGGCGAGGCTGGCCCGGCGCGCCGGCAGCGAGCTGGGGAAGACCTCCAGCGCCTCGGCGATCTCGACCTGGGCCGAGGCGTTGTGCCGGGCCCGCTCGAGCAGCACCGGCAGGCGGTGCAGGTTGTGGGTGCCGAACACGACGTCGACCCAGGGCGCCTTGCGGGTGATCGTGCCGCGGTCCTTCTGCGCGAGGCAGCCGCCGACGGCGATCTGCATGCCCGGGTTGGCCTTCTTCGTCGGATAAAGCTGACCGAGGTTGCCGTACAGCCGGTTGTCGGCGTTCTCCCGGACGGCGCACGTGTTGAACACCACGAGATCCGGGGTCTCGCCATCCGCCACCGGGACGTACCCGGCCGACTCCAGCAGTCCGGAGATCCGCTCGGAGTCGTGCACGTTCATCTGACACCCGAATGTGCGTACCTGGTACCTACGGTCACTCACCCGACCAGCGTACGGCGATGGTCGGGACGCGCGCGCCAGCGCACTTCCAGACCGTCGGCTTAACGGGCGGTCTCGATGGCGCGGGTCTCGCGGACGACCGTGACCCGGATCTGGCCCGGATAGGTGAGCTCGTCCTCGATCTGGCGGGCCACATCGCGGGCGAGCAGGTGGGCGGCGGAGTCGTCGACCTCCTCGGGGACCACCATGACCCGGACCTCACGGCCGGCCTGCATGGCGAACACCCGCTCGACGCCGGGGCGCTCGCCGGCGATCTGCTCGATGCGCTCCAGTCGGCGGACATAGGACTCGAGGCTGTCCCGGCGCGCGCCGGGCCGTCCGCCCGAGATCGCGTCGGCCGCCTGGGTGAGGACCGCCTCGACGGAGCGGGGCTCGACCTCGTTGTGATGCGCCTCGATGGCGTGGACGACGTCCTCGTGCTCGCCGTAGCGGCGGGCGATCTCGGCGCCGACCAGCGCGTGCGACCCCTCGACCTCGTGGGTGAGCGCCTTGCCGAGGTCGTGCAGCAGCGTGCCGCGTTTGGCGACGGCCAATGGGAGGCGCAGCTCGGCCGCCATCACGCCGGCCAGGTGCGCCGACTCGACGAGATGGGCCAGCACGTTCTGGCCGTAGCTGGTGCGGTAGCGCAGGCGGCCGAGCAGCACGATCAGCTCGGGGTGCATGTCGCCGATGCCGACGTCGAGGACGGCGTCCTCGCCGGCGCGCACGACCCGGGCCTCGACCTCGCGCTGGGCGCGCTCGTACTCCTCCTCGATGCGCTGCGGGTGGATCCGGCCGTCAGCCACCAACGCGGCCAGCGTGATCCGCCCGACCTCGCGGCGCACCGGGTCGAAGCAGCTGAGCAGCACCGCCTCGGGGGTGTCGTCGATGAGGACGTTGACGCCCGTGACCGACTCGAAGGCGCGGATGTTGCGGCCCTCCCGGCCGATGATCCGCCCCTTCATCTCGTCGCCCGGCAGATGCAGCACCGACACCACCGACTCGGCGGTCTGCTCGGCGGCGACCCGCTGTATAGCCAGGGTGACGATGCGCCGCGCCCGATCCTGAGCCTCTTCCTCGGCGCGGGCCTCGATCTCCCGGGCGAGGGTCGCCGCCTCGAGCCTGGACTGCTGCTCGACGACCGCCAGCAGCTCGGTCCGCGCCTCCGCCGAGGTCATCCCGGCGGCCTGTTCGAGGGCGGCCACCCGACGGGCGTCCAGGTCGTCGGCCTCCCTGGCCCGGCGGGCGAGCGCCGCGTCCCGCTCGGTGAGCTCGCGGTCGCGGGACTCGATCCGGCGGGTCTGGTCCTCGAGGGCGGCCCGCCGTTCCTCGACCCGCGCCTCACGCTGGGTGAGGCGACTGTCCCAGTCGCGCAGTTCCTCGCGCCGGCCTCGCAGGTCGGCGAGGGCCTTGTCGCGTTCGGCCTGCGCCTCGCGCCGGGCGGCCTCGGCCCGGTCGCGCTCCGCCTCGGCGAGCCTGCGGGCAAGCGCCTCGGCGTTCTCCCTGGCGGCCGCCTCGGTCTTTTCCCTGGTGGCCGTCTCGGCCTTGGCTGCGGCGTCCGCCTGGGCGGCCAGCAGCGCGGCCGCGGTCTGGGCGTCGGCGCCAGCCGGTGCGTCGGCGGACGCGTGGGGCGTCTCGGCCGGGCGAGCGCCCGCGCGGATCAGCCGCGCGGCGACCACGACGAGGGTGACGACGGCGACCAGTACCACCGCGACGAGGGCCACGAGCACGCCGACCACCGCTGCTCCTCCCGGGAGGGGGAGCCGGGTCCCCGTCCGTTCCGCGCACGGATCTCGACGAGGAAGCTGCTCCCCGGGCCATCCAGCCCACCAGGAAGCCAGCCATAGGCCGGCGAACACGAAGCCGACCCCGCCAGTTCCCGAAGAACGGACCGGAGCGGCGAAGGACCCACCACAGACGGCGGCGTCCACCAGGGCGGATGAAGGCGCGGCCGCACCTTCACTGCACAGCCAGCGCCCACTGAGCGTTGCCGAGCGCCAACCGGGCGCAGACGCATGTCCTCACGCCACAGCCGGGCCCCGACAGCGCCACGGAGCGCCAAGGTTGCCCTCGTGTGTAGTTAGCCAACTATCGCGACCGCGTTGTCCGCGGGAGTCCTCGCACCGTTGCTGAGAGTAGGTCGGCCACTTTTCCCAGGTCAAGAAATACCGGATGTCCGGACCGCCGGCCCTGGCCAGAGGCTGGTCTGCCTTCGCCGGCGCCGAGCCGGCCTTTAGGCCGACCCGGTAGCTCCCACTAGTCGAGGTCGCCGAGGTCGGCGTCGTCCGCGAGGTGATCGTCAGGGGCGCTCGCCGAGCTGACCAGTTCGGTGACGACACGCACGGCGAGCTCCGTCGGGTAGCCCTTGCGGCCGAGCATGGCGACCAGGCGGCGCAGCTGGACCTGCCGGTCCAGCCCGGCCATGGTCCTCAACCGGCGGGTGACGAGCTCGCGGGCGGCGGCTTCCTCTTCCTCGCCGCCGACGTCCGCGAGCGCCGCGGCGGCGACGTCGTCGTCCACACCCCGCCGCCGCAACTCGACCGCGAGCCCCCGCCTCGCCAGCCCGCGGTTCTCCCGGGCCGAGGAGACCACCGCCGTCGCGAACGCGTCGTCGTCGATCAGCCCGACCTCGGTCAGCCGGTCGAGCACCGCCTCCGCGACGTCGTCGGCCACCCCGCGCCGCCGCAAGGTCCCCGCCAGCTCCGCCCGGCTACGCGCCCGAACGGCCAGCTGCCGCAGGCAGATCTCCCGAGCCACCCCCACCGGGTCCCGCCCGGCGTCAGCCTGCCTGTGCGCGGACGGGACCGGCGCCGTCATCCGTTCTCCTCCTAGAGATCAACGGGGACAGGCGCCAGGGCGCCGTCGTCGAGGGTGGGGATGATGCCGAGCTTCTCCTTGATGCGCTTCTCGATCTCGTCGGCGAGGTCGGGGTTGTCACGCAGGAAGTTGCGGGCGTTCTCCTTGCCCTGGCCGAGCTGGTCGCCGTCGTAGGTGTACCAGGCGCCGGACTTCCGGATGATCGCGTGCTCGACGCCCATGTCGATGAGCGAGCCCTCGCGGCTGATGCCACCGCCGTAGACGATGTCGAACTCGGCGGTCCGGAACGGCGGGGCGACCTTGTTCTTGACGACCTTCACCCTGGTACGGTTGCCGACCGCCTCGGCCCCGTCCTTGAGCGTCTCGATCCGGCGGACGTCGAGGCGGACGGAGGCGTAGAACTTCAGCGCCTTGCCACCGGTCGTCGTCTCCGGCGAGCCGAACATGACGCCGATCTTCTCGCGGAGCTGGTTGATGAAGATCGCGGTGGTGTGGGAATTCGACAGCGCACCGGTCATCTTGCGCAGCGCCTGGGACATCAGCCTGGCCTGCAGGCCGACGTGGCTGTCACCCATCTCGCCCTCGATCTCGGCCCGCGGCACCAGCGCGGCCACCGAGTCGATGACGATGATGTCCAGCGCGCCGGAGCGGACCAACAGGTCGGCGATCTCGAGGGCCTGCTCGCCCGTGTCCGGCTGGGAGACCAGCAGATTGTCGGTGTCGACGCCCAGCTTGGACGCGTAGTCCGGGT
Above is a window of Pseudofrankia saprophytica DNA encoding:
- the rny gene encoding ribonuclease Y — protein: MVGVLVALVAVVLVAVVTLVVVAARLIRAGARPAETPHASADAPAGADAQTAAALLAAQADAAAKAETATREKTEAAARENAEALARRLAEAERDRAEAARREAQAERDKALADLRGRREELRDWDSRLTQREARVEERRAALEDQTRRIESRDRELTERDAALARRAREADDLDARRVAALEQAAGMTSAEARTELLAVVEQQSRLEAATLAREIEARAEEEAQDRARRIVTLAIQRVAAEQTAESVVSVLHLPGDEMKGRIIGREGRNIRAFESVTGVNVLIDDTPEAVLLSCFDPVRREVGRITLAALVADGRIHPQRIEEEYERAQREVEARVVRAGEDAVLDVGIGDMHPELIVLLGRLRYRTSYGQNVLAHLVESAHLAGVMAAELRLPLAVAKRGTLLHDLGKALTHEVEGSHALVGAEIARRYGEHEDVVHAIEAHHNEVEPRSVEAVLTQAADAISGGRPGARRDSLESYVRRLERIEQIAGERPGVERVFAMQAGREVRVMVVPEEVDDSAAHLLARDVARQIEDELTYPGQIRVTVVRETRAIETAR
- the recX gene encoding recombination regulator RecX, translating into MTAPVPSAHRQADAGRDPVGVAREICLRQLAVRARSRAELAGTLRRRGVADDVAEAVLDRLTEVGLIDDDAFATAVVSSARENRGLARRGLAVELRRRGVDDDVAAAALADVGGEEEEAAARELVTRRLRTMAGLDRQVQLRRLVAMLGRKGYPTELAVRVVTELVSSASAPDDHLADDADLGDLD
- the recA gene encoding recombinase RecA, whose protein sequence is MAGPDRDKALDNALAQIDKQFGKGSVMRLGDETRMPIQVIPTGSIALDVALGIGGLPRGRIIEIYGPESSGKTTVALHAVASAQAAGGIAAFIDAEHALDPDYASKLGVDTDNLLVSQPDTGEQALEIADLLVRSGALDIIVIDSVAALVPRAEIEGEMGDSHVGLQARLMSQALRKMTGALSNSHTTAIFINQLREKIGVMFGSPETTTGGKALKFYASVRLDVRRIETLKDGAEAVGNRTRVKVVKNKVAPPFRTAEFDIVYGGGISREGSLIDMGVEHAIIRKSGAWYTYDGDQLGQGKENARNFLRDNPDLADEIEKRIKEKLGIIPTLDDGALAPVPVDL